The Rheinheimera mangrovi genome contains the following window.
CCTTGCGCCAGCACAACGACGCTATTATTACCTGCACTATTACCGGTTTTGGCTCTGAAGGCCCGGGAGCAAATCGTCCGGCTTTTGATCAGGTGGCTCAGGCCTGCGGTGGCGGTATGTCTATCACAGGAAGCTCGCCAGATACGCCACTCAGAGCAGGTATTCCTATTGGCGATTTAGCCGGCGGCATGTTTGCTGTGATGGGTATTCAGGCTGCACTGATTGAGCGCTTTGGCAGTGGCAAAGGCCAACATGTGGATATTTCCATGCTCGATTGCCAAATTTCACTGCTGAACTATATGGCCACTATGCACTTTTTATCCGGCGAAAATCCGTTTCCCATCGGCAACGGCCATTTTGTGCATGTGCCTTATAACAGCTACAAAACCCAGGATGGGCATATTATTGTCGCCGTTATTACGGATAACTTCTGGCAAAACCTGAAAACAGTGGTTGATGTGGAGGCTTTTGCCGACGCCAAATACGACGGCCAGCCAGGCCGTTATGCCGATAAAGACTTTATCGACAGTACACTCAATGCCATTTTTTCCACCAACACCAACAAGCACTGGATCACCTTACTGGAACAAGCCCGTATTCCTTGTGCGCCAGTGAACAAATTCAGCGACGCGCTGAATGATCCTCAGGTGCGTTATCGCAATATGGTGGTGGATATTTACCATCCGGATGGCGCTAAAACACAAGCTCCAGGCAACCCGATTAAATTGTCGCGCACTGACGAAGACAGCTTTAGTCCGGCGCCCCATATTGGTCAGAATACAGAACAGATATTGCGCACCTTGCTGGGCATGCCGCAGGACAGTATCGAGTCATTACGCCAGCAACAAATTATC
Protein-coding sequences here:
- a CDS encoding CaiB/BaiF CoA transferase family protein, translating into MNKPLAGVKILDLTHMLSGPYGTMLLADMGADVIKVEPLQGEGTRKLLATDPANSLHGFGAYFITLNRNKSSVAVDLKTAQGKELFYQLVKQVDVVVSNFGPGVPQRLGIDYETLRQHNDAIITCTITGFGSEGPGANRPAFDQVAQACGGGMSITGSSPDTPLRAGIPIGDLAGGMFAVMGIQAALIERFGSGKGQHVDISMLDCQISLLNYMATMHFLSGENPFPIGNGHFVHVPYNSYKTQDGHIIVAVITDNFWQNLKTVVDVEAFADAKYDGQPGRYADKDFIDSTLNAIFSTNTNKHWITLLEQARIPCAPVNKFSDALNDPQVRYRNMVVDIYHPDGAKTQAPGNPIKLSRTDEDSFSPAPHIGQNTEQILRTLLGMPQDSIESLRQQQIIN